Within Candidatus Dojkabacteria bacterium, the genomic segment CATTGCGCTTCCACTATTGGCATTGTCAGGATTAACCCGAATCTCTACATTAAACTGCTCGCCATTATCAGCTGTGATAAGTGCAGGGGAGAGGTTTATGCTGCCGTTTGGGTTATCGGCGCTGCTCCTTGTGTCTTGTGTGTCATTGTTAATAACGACATAAACTGCGATACCTGTGAGCACCATTAATACTGGAATGATGGCGAGTGATTGTAGTCGCTTTTTATTCTTGTAATTCATTAAATAGATCTTAGACCATACGAAGGTGTGCCACAAGAGGCTTAAGCTGGGTCAGCCCGAAGTAGGGCGTCCCGGCTCCGGGATGCCCTACTTCGGGCTGACCATTTCCACTTTTCCAATTGACACGGCAATTCCGATGGCATAGCATAAAATTAAGGTGGAACGTTTGGGGATAAATTCATTAAATCAAGCCTGTGGAAAGATATTTAGGAGCACATGTTTCGGCGTCGGGAGGCTTGAAGAATGCTATAGCCAACGGTTTAGAGCTTGAAGTAAATTCAATCCAGACAATGTTTTCTGCTCCGATGCGCTGGTCTACTAAGGATATCGATGAGAAGCAGATCGAAGAGTTCGCCGAAGCAGCCGCAAACTCAAATATTAAGAAAATCCTATTTCACGGAGTGTACCTGATTAATCTCGCTCGTGCCGAGAAGCAGATGTTTCATCTGAGTAAGCTTTCACTTTTAACCCACCTATCCGCTTCGGCAAAATTAGCTGAGGGCATCAAAGAGAGAGGCTCGGAGTGCGAGGTGTTAGGGGTAACATTCCACCCAGGCTCGGCTAAAGATCTGACTCCAGAAGAAGGGGTTAAGCGTATTTCATATGGTCTTAACTGGATTTTAGAGCAGCTAAAAGGTGGGATGATTCTGCTTGAATCGTCGGCAGGATCTGGTCAGATTATGGGCGACACACTTGAAGAGCTAGTCGCGATGCGTGAAGGCGTTGAGGACAAGGCACGCGTCGGATATGTCTTAGATACGCAGCATATGTTTGTCTCTGGATACGACTGGCGTGATAATCTCGACGGGATAATTTCACAAATTGAATCCACAATCGGCCTCGAAAATGTAAAAGCCTTTCACCTAAACGACTCGATGAAACCTTTTGATTCTCATAAAGATCGTCACGCAAATCTTGGCGAGGGTGAGATAGGTAGTGAAGCTATTAAAAAGCTACTATCCCATTCAAAGCTCGCAGACAAGCCATTCATACTTGAAACACCCAATTTAAAAAGCATGGCAACTGCTCGAAAGGAGGTGGCCGTATTGAAGTCGCTCGCACAGTAAGCCGTTGAACCCGGCCAGGTCGAACCAAAAGTGCTCAGACCCGATCGGGTCTGAGCGACGATACCCGATCTTGTTACGAAGCCATTTCCAATGCGTATAAAGCAATGAAATCAAATGCTCAAAGTGAAAAACATAAGAAAATTATGCGCAGGAAGTCACAAAAGCTATTCGAGAAATGTTACTTTGATAACCGGAAAGCGGTATTTTTCTACATCTATCGAAAAGTAAACAAAAAGGAACTCGCTGAAGATCTCACGGCCGATGTGTTTGTGAAGTTAGCCGAGCATCCCGAAGTACTTCAAGATAGAGACGCCAACGGTGTTAAAGCTTGGCTCTTTACAGTATCAAGAAATAAAGTGATTGACCATTTCAGAAAGCTTGGCCGCAATATGCAGCAGGTTGAAATGGAGGAGGAGATTTTTGAAATTGTAACTCAGGATGAGCCTGGCTACCTTGAAAGTCTTGCTAAAGATGAAGAGGTTCAGCTCATGCTAGCTGTGGTTGAGGGACTTACCTCAGAAGAAAAAGAGATAATCACCCTGCGATTCCACGATGACCTCCAATTTGCAGAGATAGCCGAGACACTTGGTAAAAGCGAGGGCGCTGTAAAAATGACCTTATATAGAGCCTTGGAGAAAGTTAAAGCCAAGATGGAGTATAGAGATGAATCTGATGATCTGAATCTTGAGAGTCTGGTTAATGAAGATGACCAGGATCAGGATATAGATCAGTGAGTTCATTAAATAATTAATGTGGATCTTAAATAATGAAAGATTTAATGAAAAAGTTCAAAAATAGATTAAACAGGAAGCAAGAGCAGAAGCCGGTTAACCCGGCTGCAGAAAGCACTCCAAAAATCAGCACTGATAAAGCCGCACATGATGCAGATAAGGCCGACTTCTCAAAGTTCACTGAGATACAGGATCAGATTGGAGATATGTTTGCTCCTATAAGATCACTTGAAGAGAGTGTCGACATGAAGTCGCTCGATCTGCGACTGGCGCAGAAGCTTGCTGCTGATTCATCTAAGAAAGAGCTGTCGGAGTCAATCAAAGAGCAGGCAGGCAAGGATACATCAAAGCCGCGTATTTTCTCAAAGGAGGCATTCGCTTGGGCAGGTGGAAGCATTGCATCGTTACTAGCACTCACGATTGCTGTAATCTTCATCGTCCCACAGCTCATGGGTGAAAGCTCGCCATCCGATCTAGCAAACTCACAGCCTATTCCTGCGGTTCGCCTGCAGCCTGCCAACATTACATCGTCTGGCTACATTGCGACTCAAAATAGCTTCACGCTCGAGACAGAGAGCGCCATTACTAGCAACCTCAACGATGCCATAAAAGTGACCCCAGAGGTACCCTTCACCGCTACAGCAGAGGCCGATGGGGATGGGTCGAAAATTACAGTTGAGATCGAGGATGAGCTGGCACGTGGTGCTGAATATACAATCGCACTTGTTGATGGTGTCACATTCGCTGATGGCTCACAGCTGCGCAAAGATATCGAGTGGGTGTTCAGGGTAGAGCCACTATTTGCGGTCATTGGTAGTACTCCTAGAGATAAGGCCAAAGAGGTTCCTGTGGATACTACAATTGAATTTGAATTCAACCATAAGAATATTAGCGCCGAAGAATTGGCCAAGCATGTGAAAATTGCACCAGAGCTAACTGGTCGGTATGAGCAGATCGGCATGAAAGTTGTCTTTATCCCAAATGATAATCTCGCTCCAAATCACCTTTATGATGTCACAGTAAGCGGTGAATTTGCAAACGGTGACGGTGAGAAATTAGGTGAGGATTATAAGTTTAGCTTTGATACTGGATCCACCGACTCAAAGGGCAAATATATCGAGAGTGATATGGTGTCGTTCGGTTGGATAAGTAAGCCAGTAGAGAACGTAACAAATGGTGTTGATGTAAATCTGCGAACTTCGGGTGACTCTGCTTATCCTATCACTGTAAAGCTTTACTCTGTACCAGCAGAGAGTGCAGTTACACACATCACCAACTTAACTGGGGAGATTACCTCATTGCCAGATGGTATTCAGCTTATAGAGCAGAAGCAGTTAAACATCGACGACCCAAGATATGTCAAAGCTCTGCCTAATCGTGGATTCTATATTGTCTCCGCAACAAATAAAGCTGGCACAACCACTGCGTATAAGTATTATGTTAAAACCGACCTCGGTATTATCGCTACACAGTCCGATGGAAACCATGGCTACGTCTACAATATGGTTAATGAGACTCCTGCCGCAGAGGTAAGCATGGATGTTTATGATAGCGGTAAGAAAGTAGGGAGTGCGAAAACAAATGGTGAGGGCTTCTATTCGACCGACACGGATGGGAATGTAGTGATCGGTAAAGCTGGCGAGAGCTGGATTGTATTTTCCAGCAACGAGGGATGGTTAGACTACCCTGCATATGAGGGGATGCATGGAGGCTCTATTTTTAACCGCAATCATACATATCCGACATATCTGAGCACAGACAGGCCTCTATACAAGCCTGGGGATACAGTCAACTTCAGCGGGATCGTCCGAGAACAGTCGGGTGACACGCTCGCAATCCCGCAACCTCTCACTGTGAGGGTGGTTGCCGATGAAGCATACAGCTACATGTTTGATAGTGAGAATATTGGAGCAAGCACTCTACCAATCTTTGAAGGTGAATTCAAAACCACAAATGAATTCGGAGTTGTTAATGGTAGCTTCACAATCCCTTATACACAGCAGCAAGCATATGTTGGAATTAGGATGTATGTAGAAGATGAGCAGATTGCAAGCACAGTTATTGATGTCTCTGAATACAGCAAGCCTGATCAGCAGTTTGTGGTGGAGTTTGAGAAACCAAAGTATTTCGCAGGCGAGCCAATCAAGGCTGTGGTTACAGGTACCGACTATTCGGGCCAACCGCTCGCAGGCAAGACAGCAAGGCTGCGCCTCTACAAGGGCAATCCTTCGCCTACAATGATGCAATCAGATCATTATGAGCAGTACGGATATATCGCATCACAGTTAGTTGAGGAAAAAAATGTGACATTAGATCAAGCTGGTAGGTACAGTTACAGTTTCACACATTTGAGGAACAATGGTGACATGAACTTTACGGCATATCGAGTCGCACTTGTTACCGCTGATGCTGAGTATCAAGTGCTTTCACACAGCAGCGCTTTAGTCTCCGACTATGACTACGATATTGAGATGACCACAGATTCAACTTCTATCTCAGTAGATGAAGGTCAAACTAAAGATGTAACTTTGAATTTCAAGTCGAAGAAGGTGTGGTCAGGAGATCCAATCGGCAACAAGTCATTTAATATCGCTGTAACAAGGCGCTGGACCGAATGGGTAGACACCGGCGAGGAGGAATACAATGAATACACAAAGAGCCATGTGCCTGTTTATAGGACTATTCAGCAC encodes:
- a CDS encoding deoxyribonuclease IV, yielding MERYLGAHVSASGGLKNAIANGLELEVNSIQTMFSAPMRWSTKDIDEKQIEEFAEAAANSNIKKILFHGVYLINLARAEKQMFHLSKLSLLTHLSASAKLAEGIKERGSECEVLGVTFHPGSAKDLTPEEGVKRISYGLNWILEQLKGGMILLESSAGSGQIMGDTLEELVAMREGVEDKARVGYVLDTQHMFVSGYDWRDNLDGIISQIESTIGLENVKAFHLNDSMKPFDSHKDRHANLGEGEIGSEAIKKLLSHSKLADKPFILETPNLKSMATARKEVAVLKSLAQ
- a CDS encoding RNA polymerase sigma factor → MKSNAQSEKHKKIMRRKSQKLFEKCYFDNRKAVFFYIYRKVNKKELAEDLTADVFVKLAEHPEVLQDRDANGVKAWLFTVSRNKVIDHFRKLGRNMQQVEMEEEIFEIVTQDEPGYLESLAKDEEVQLMLAVVEGLTSEEKEIITLRFHDDLQFAEIAETLGKSEGAVKMTLYRALEKVKAKMEYRDESDDLNLESLVNEDDQDQDIDQ
- a CDS encoding alpha-2-macroglobulin family protein — translated: MKKFKNRLNRKQEQKPVNPAAESTPKISTDKAAHDADKADFSKFTEIQDQIGDMFAPIRSLEESVDMKSLDLRLAQKLAADSSKKELSESIKEQAGKDTSKPRIFSKEAFAWAGGSIASLLALTIAVIFIVPQLMGESSPSDLANSQPIPAVRLQPANITSSGYIATQNSFTLETESAITSNLNDAIKVTPEVPFTATAEADGDGSKITVEIEDELARGAEYTIALVDGVTFADGSQLRKDIEWVFRVEPLFAVIGSTPRDKAKEVPVDTTIEFEFNHKNISAEELAKHVKIAPELTGRYEQIGMKVVFIPNDNLAPNHLYDVTVSGEFANGDGEKLGEDYKFSFDTGSTDSKGKYIESDMVSFGWISKPVENVTNGVDVNLRTSGDSAYPITVKLYSVPAESAVTHITNLTGEITSLPDGIQLIEQKQLNIDDPRYVKALPNRGFYIVSATNKAGTTTAYKYYVKTDLGIIATQSDGNHGYVYNMVNETPAAEVSMDVYDSGKKVGSAKTNGEGFYSTDTDGNVVIGKAGESWIVFSSNEGWLDYPAYEGMHGGSIFNRNHTYPTYLSTDRPLYKPGDTVNFSGIVREQSGDTLAIPQPLTVRVVADEAYSYMFDSENIGASTLPIFEGEFKTTNEFGVVNGSFTIPYTQQQAYVGIRMYVEDEQIASTVIDVSEYSKPDQQFVVEFEKPKYFAGEPIKAVVTGTDYSGQPLAGKTARLRLYKGNPSPTMMQSDHYEQYGYIASQLVEEKNVTLDQAGRYSYSFTHLRNNGDMNFTAYRVALVTADAEYQVLSHSSALVSDYDYDIEMTTDSTSISVDEGQTKDVTLNFKSKKVWSGDPIGNKSFNIAVTRRWTEWVDTGEEEYNEYTKSHVPVYRTIQHTETVPGYDQRYTTDGNGNVSVELKDLKHGSYSIEVKFEQAVKDYAYNFYISELSNERRQYYNNIEVTPSVLRAKPGEKVKVDISVLSGGKGVYMVASSNIDQRGKLELPANGQKEIEIEIKESMAPYLSICAYVIATPSEAEPNGERGKGWSYGCGTLSVDSEAYDLDVKIESSKESYKPGEEAVLNITTTDSAGKPVSSSVSVAVVDKALLDLKNNSFAYPDLGQHFESRKRYFTFELGNPMYNQVDDGSGAGGGGGDGTSARDDFPDTAYWNPTVVTDANGRATVKFTLPDSLTTWSVAGYGASKDNDYGYGSDLFTSRIDQFLDIEVPQFIRDGDKMIVRVEAANFGSAVSGKLKFDCEGCSEGDKEIDVNLPANTRQEHEFTIVPAAGVEEAKLTAELVQGETKLDAIRYTLPVYTDGIISNELHSELLKTDENSAEIKFDLESVRKDATKVNLVVSKAFSIDSFKYAVDPGLNSTPQLASAILHDNFIVEHYDDLQPDTPKAELEKKLVYYAELLSTNQAENGGFGWFSYDAVSLESSVLAAEALVAVEELKPLPQTQRGLMAKYFAQHIVSDHTSVQDKILAFKGLAAVDADSATCLFRRHERAFPKQHRGSV